GAGAGCAAGATGTCTGAAGCAGAATGTACATATAGGATGATGAGGGAATCTGGTGTGCTACCCAATCTGTATACTTACAACACTCTAATGGATGGGTATTGCAAAGTGGCCAATGTGCACAAAGTAATTGAATTTTATCGGGAAATGCTGGGTCCTGATTTGCTGCCTAATGTTGTTACATTTGGTGTCTTAATTGATGCGCTCTGCAAAGCGGGTGAATTGGTGGCTGCCAgaaattattttgtttatatGATTAAGTTTGGTGTTGTTCCTAATGTATTTGTGTATAATTGCTTGATTGACGGCTATTTTAGTGCGAACAATCTGTCTGCAGCAATGGATATGTATGCAGAGATGAAAAGGCACGATATTTCACCTGACGTCTTTACTTATAGCATTCTTATAAAGGGTCTTTGTGCTCTTGGTAGATTGGAAGAAGCACACGAGTTGTTGGAAAAAATGAATAGAGAGGGAATCCTTGCAAATTCTGTGACATACAATACAATAATAAACGGGTACTGCAAAGAAGGCAATATGGAGAAGGCTCTGGAGGTAAGCTCTCAAATGACTGAGAAGGGTATAGAGCCCAATTTGCTCACCTTCTCTATCCTCATAGATGGTTACTGCAAGATAAGGAGAATGGATGCCGCCGTGGGAATTCATACCGAGATGGTAATCAAAGGCTTCGTGCCCGATGTGGTCTCTTATACAGCTTTGATTGGTGGACATTTTAAAGATGATAATGCAAAAAAAGCTCTCCGGTTGCACAAGGAGACGCTAGAAAGTGGCCTGACACCTAATGCATTTACTCTTAGTTGTTTGATTGATGGACTATGCAAGGAGGGAAGAACTAATGATGCAATTAAACTTTTCTTGGAGCAAACTGGAGCTGCCACTACTAAAGGTGAAATGGCTCACGTGGAGTGTGGCGATTGTGCTCCAAACCATGTTATGTATACAGCTTTGATTCAAGCTCTGTGTGAGGATGGTCGGGTTTTCAAAGCTAGTAAGTTTTTCTCC
This DNA window, taken from Rhododendron vialii isolate Sample 1 chromosome 8a, ASM3025357v1, encodes the following:
- the LOC131298690 gene encoding LOW QUALITY PROTEIN: pentatricopeptide repeat-containing protein At5g61400 (The sequence of the model RefSeq protein was modified relative to this genomic sequence to represent the inferred CDS: inserted 1 base in 1 codon); amino-acid sequence: MSKLFPPKTPLKTRKSLIYTRPISPSSSTSSSSSSSSPSSPFASDLTNTILNCNNPNQALQIFNRASHQIHAAKKPWAYSAIIHVLTRAKLYVKARCLMKDLIENLLQTRKPHRSCLSVFNVLSRLETPKFAPNVFRVLIIALSEMGLVEEAXWVYWKIGNLPQMQACNALLDGFVKKGRFDLMWEVYGEMMLRGASPSVVTYGVLIDACCNQGDIDVTDMPKARMLFDEMLQMGIKPTVVIYTTVIRGLCNESKMSEAECTYRMMRESGVLPNLYTYNTLMDGYCKVANVHKVIEFYREMLGPDLLPNVVTFGVLIDALCKAGELVAARNYFVYMIKFGVVPNVFVYNCLIDGYFSANNLSAAMDMYAEMKRHDISPDVFTYSILIKGLCALGRLEEAHELLEKMNREGILANSVTYNTIINGYCKEGNMEKALEVSSQMTEKGIEPNLLTFSILIDGYCKIRRMDAAVGIHTEMVIKGFVPDVVSYTALIGGHFKDDNAKKALRLHKETLESGLTPNAFTLSCLIDGLCKEGRTNDAIKLFLEQTGAATTKGEMAHVECGDCAPNHVMYTALIQALCEDGRVFKASKFFSDMRRFNVKMDVLIYALIIQGHFQAKHKFDVLMLQADMLKLGIMPNATIYQVLVKGYREIGDLELALILHTDALDYQ